The proteins below come from a single Cylindrospermopsis raciborskii Cr2010 genomic window:
- a CDS encoding AAA-like domain-containing protein, protein MCDVTTKFNRCRHLIESGKYFAINFPRQYGKTTMQHLLEKSFQGVEEYLVISTSFEGIGDLPFQSEEQMASVVPAVLAKGLFFNNPELAEWLEVKSGQINSFKQLSRFVSDWVRESRLKIVLLLDEIDKASNNQVFISFLAMLRDKYLATAQGRDATFHSVVLIGVHDVKTLKLKLDRDEERKLNSPWNIAVDVDIDFTFSQEEIEPMLAEYANDHGFKMDCPVLARLLFYYTSGNPFLVSKMCQVVDEMHQNQRPWSVNDIEDAYRHLVDVSYSTTNFNDVYKNLENNPDFSQLIRAIAIDGEDLVFDRGNPLIDLGATYGIIKNNSVGRCDIANKIYEFRIISYFISKRETAHEHLDRYRDSSFISDGKLQVSLILERFQWFMREHHSSWDNDFLEKNGRMLLMSFFRPIINGNGYMFKENVVAENRRMDLVVTYRNQRYVIELKIWYGEKRLQDGIEQLCSYLESYGLNEGYILIFNFNSNKTYDIREIDHQGKHLTAFFV, encoded by the coding sequence ATGTGCGACGTAACCACTAAATTCAATAGATGTCGCCATCTAATCGAAAGTGGTAAATATTTTGCCATTAACTTTCCGAGGCAATACGGAAAAACCACCATGCAGCATCTCCTGGAAAAAAGTTTTCAGGGGGTGGAAGAATATCTGGTGATCAGTACCAGTTTCGAGGGTATTGGCGACCTACCATTCCAAAGCGAAGAGCAGATGGCATCGGTAGTCCCCGCAGTTTTAGCCAAAGGTTTGTTCTTCAACAATCCAGAACTCGCTGAATGGCTTGAAGTTAAGTCCGGGCAAATCAACAGCTTCAAACAGCTTTCAAGATTTGTCAGTGACTGGGTTAGGGAATCCAGACTAAAAATTGTCCTGCTCCTAGACGAAATTGACAAAGCCAGCAATAATCAGGTATTCATCAGTTTCCTAGCCATGTTGCGGGATAAATACCTAGCAACAGCACAAGGTAGGGATGCTACCTTCCACTCGGTGGTCCTGATCGGAGTCCACGATGTGAAGACCTTAAAGTTGAAGCTCGATCGGGATGAAGAACGTAAACTGAATAGCCCCTGGAACATTGCTGTGGACGTGGATATTGACTTCACCTTCAGCCAGGAGGAAATTGAGCCAATGCTCGCGGAATACGCAAATGATCATGGATTTAAAATGGACTGCCCTGTTTTGGCTCGCCTTCTGTTTTATTATACCAGTGGCAATCCCTTCCTCGTTAGCAAGATGTGCCAGGTGGTTGACGAGATGCACCAGAACCAGCGACCTTGGTCAGTTAATGATATTGAGGATGCTTATAGGCATTTAGTGGATGTATCCTACTCCACCACTAATTTTAATGATGTGTACAAGAATCTTGAAAATAATCCCGACTTTTCCCAGTTAATTCGGGCAATAGCTATTGATGGGGAGGATTTAGTCTTTGACCGGGGTAATCCCTTGATTGATCTGGGGGCGACCTATGGTATTATCAAGAACAATTCAGTAGGTAGATGCGACATCGCCAACAAAATCTACGAGTTCAGAATTATCAGCTATTTTATTTCTAAACGGGAAACCGCCCATGAACATCTTGATAGATACCGAGATAGCAGCTTTATAAGCGACGGTAAGCTCCAGGTCAGCTTGATTTTGGAAAGGTTCCAGTGGTTTATGCGGGAGCATCATTCCTCTTGGGACAACGATTTCCTGGAGAAGAACGGGCGTATGTTACTCATGTCTTTCTTCCGTCCGATTATCAACGGTAATGGATACATGTTCAAGGAAAATGTGGTCGCGGAAAACCGTAGGATGGATCTGGTTGTCACCTACAGAAACCAGCGCTACGTGATTGAACTGAAAATTTGGTACGGTGAAAAGCGTCTTCAGGATGGGATTGAGCAGCTTTGCAGCTACCTGGAATCCTACGGACTAAATGAGGGATATATACTCATTTTTAACTTCAACAGTAACAAAACCTACGATATACGGGAGATTGATCACCAGGGGAAACACCTCACTGCTTTCTTCGTGTAG